The genomic stretch TACTAATTACAATGCAATCTTCACTAAAGATAGAAGAGTACTACTGAACACACTTGCACATCATACTTGTAATTTCTTTTATTCATATGCATGCTCTGGTTCTTCTTCCTCGTCTTCGTCATATTCTTCATCCGCAGTGGCATCCTGGTATTGCTGGTATTCAGACACAAGGTCGTTCATGTTGCTCTCTGCTTCTGTgaattccatttcatccatgccTTCACCAGTGTACCAATGCAAGAAAGCCTTCCTCCTAAACATAGCAGTAAATTGTTCGCTCACTCTTCTGAACATTTCCTGAATGGAGGTTGAATTACCAATGAAGGTAGAAGCCATGGAGAGACCTCTAGGAGCAATGTCACAGACACTTGACTTAACATTGTTGGGGATCCACTCAACAAAGTACGAAGAGTTCTTGTTCTGGACATTAATCATTTGCTCATCCACCTCTTTGGTGCTCATTTTACCCCTGAACATGGCAGATGCAGTGAGGTAGCGACCGTGCCTGGGATCAGCAGCGCACATCATGTTTTTGGAGTCCCACATTTGCTGGGTGAGCTCTGGAACAGTCAATGCACGGTACTGCTGGGAGCCACGGGAGGTGAGAGGTGCAAAACCAACCATAAAGAAATGCAGACGAGGGAACGGGATGAGATTCACAGCCAGTTTCCGGAGATCAGAATTGAGTTGACCCGGGAAACGAAGACAGCAAGTCACTCCACTCATAGTTGCTGAGATCAAGTGGTTCAAATCACCAACTGCAACAAACAATCACACAGTTTCAGTAATCACATACATCAACAACAGAACCAAGTTACCCAACTATTGAAAAATCAGTTGCAATCAAATTtgcttaaaacattaataaagagTCAAATTGAATCCAAAAACACACTTCACGGTCAAATCAGTTTATCAAATCGCATAAATGAAACTTGTGAAAGCAATTTAATGAAAAGTGCACAatgaaaagaatagaaaaataCATTATTAATCAATAATCACAATAAGTGAACCAGAAAAAGTGATATACATATGTACTCAGTAAATTGACAAATTAATGAATCATCAACACCAAAGTGCATCAGTCATGTTATGCAATCAAAATCAAGTGATGAACAATTGCAAGAAGCATCGACAATCCAAAGTATAAGTGTCATTAGGAGAGCTTCAACAATCACATCAGTCAATTCAAGTCCCTTAAACATCTTTAACCAGTCAATT from Vicia villosa cultivar HV-30 ecotype Madison, WI unplaced genomic scaffold, Vvil1.0 ctg.000025F_1_1, whole genome shotgun sequence encodes the following:
- the LOC131622216 gene encoding tubulin beta-3 chain, which gives rise to MREILHVQGGQCGNQIGSKFWEVVCDEHGIDPTGRYVGNSDLQLERVNVYYNEASCGRFVPRAILMDLEPGTMDSVRTGPYGQIFRPDNFVFGQSGAGNNWAKGHYTEGAELIDSVLDVVRKEAENCDCLQGFQVCHSLGGGTGSGMGTLLISKIREEYPDRMMLTFSVFPSPKVSDTVVEPYNATLSVHQLVENADECMVLDNEALYDICFRTLKLTTPSFGDLNHLISATMSGVTCCLRFPGQLNSDLRKLAVNLIPFPRLHFFMVGFAPLTSRGSQQYRALTVPELTQQMWDSKNMMCAADPRHGRYLTASAMFRGKMSTKEVDEQMINVQNKNSSYFVEWIPNNVKSSVCDIAPRGLSMASTFIGNSTSIQEMFRRVSEQFTAMFRRKAFLHWYTGEGMDEMEFTEAESNMNDLVSEYQQYQDATADEEYDEDEEEEPEHAYE